GATCCTCGGCCAGTTCCAGATAGGCGTTGACGATACGGCCCAACGAATCCAACTCGTCCTTGGTCAGGTAGTTCTTGGCCACGGCTACGTCGGTTTTCAGAATCTTGCCTTCGGGCGCGCTCGCCCAGGAAGTCAGCCCCATATGCGGCTTGCTGCTATCGGCCCGCTTGCGGATCAACTCAGCGGCCGTATGACCGTGGATGGCGTAATGCAGTTTGTTCTGTACTTTGGCGAAGAAGGCCTTGGTAGTCGGTGCGTCCTTGTTGTAATCCACGCTGGTGGCATAGATGTCGGTGATCTTCTGGTAGAAGCGTCGCTCGCTGAGACGGATCTCGCGGATTTCCGCCAGCAGCCGCTCGAAGTAGTCCTCGTCCAGGAAGCTGCCGTTTTCCATGCGCTGACGATCCAGCACATAGCCCTTGATGGCGAACTCACGCAGGACGCCGGTCGCCCACTGGCGGAACTGCGTTGCGCGTATGGAGTTGACCCGGTAGCCGACGGAAATAATGGCGTCGAGGCTATAGAAGTCCACCGCCCGGGATACCTCCCGCTGGCCCTCTTGCTGAACTATCCGGAAATTCCGGATAGTTGCCTCAGGCGCGAGTTCCTGGCTGGCAAAGATGTTCTTCAGGTGCTCGCTGACGGTGCGCACATCCACCCCGAACAGTTCGGCCATCAGCTTCTGCGACAGCCATAGGGTCTCGTCCTCGTAGCGGGCTTCGATGCTCTGCTCGCCGGCCTGGCCAGTGAAGATCAGAAACTCGGCTGTGCTGTTGCGAATCAGTTTTTTGCCATTCATACCAAGCCCCCTATGCAGCCATCACTTCGACCAAGCGTTCGACAGTGATTCCGCTTGCTTCAGCACCAGTTCGATCGCGGCATCCTCACCCACCGGCGGGTACTTCCACTTCTTCAGCGTACGCCGCACCAGAATCCGCAGCTTCGCCCGCACGCTCTCGCGTACCTGCCAATCCACTGTGGTGCTGTTGCGCAGTTTCTCGGTGATCTCGACGGCGATCTTCTTCAGGGTATCGTCGCCCAACTCCCGCACGGCGCTTTCGTTGTTGGCCAGCGCATCGTAGAAGGCGATCTCGTCCGGATTCAGTCCCAGCGCGGCTTCACGTGCCAGCGCCGCCTGGAAGTCCTTGGCCATCTGGATCAGTTCCTCGATGACCTGCGCCGTTTCCACCGCCCGGTTGTGGTACTTGCGCAAGGTTTCCAGCAGGCGGTCGCCGTACTTCTTCTCCTGCACAACGTTGTTGCGCGCCCGCGCCTTGATCTCGTCACGCAACAGCTTTTCGAGCAGTTCCACCGCCAGGTTGCGGGTCTTCATCTGCCGCACGTCTTCTAGGAACTCGTCCGACAGCAGGCCGATGTTGGGCTTGTCCAGGCCCGCCAGAGCGAAGATATCCGCCACACCGTCGGCCACGATGGCGTTGTCCAGTATCTGTTTGAGCGCGCTGTTCTTGTCTGCGTCGGAACGCTTGCGATCCACCGTGGTGAACTTGACGATGGCGGCCTTGACGGCGGCGAAGAAGGCAATCTCCGTGCGCAGGGCGGCAGCTTCGTCCAACGTGCTGCACAGGGAAAATGCCTTGCTCACGGCCAGCATGGCATCAAGGAAGCGCTGCTTGCCGTCCTTCAGCCCCAGAATGTGGTTGGCCACCGGCACCAGCAGCTTCATTGCATCGGTCTCGAACCCGCTGTAGTCGAAGCCGTGCATCAGCCCGCGCACAATGTCGAGTTTTTCCAGTAGCACGGCCAGGGCCTCGGCTGCGTTGTGCGCCGGATCGCCTTTGCCCTTGGACTCAGTGTAGGTCTTGAGCGCCGCTTTCAGTTCGTTGGCAATACCGATGTAATCCACCACCAATCCACCGGGCTTGTTGCGGAACACCCGGTTGACGCGGGCAATGGCCTGCATCAGGTTGTGGCCCTTCATGGGCTTGTCTACATACATGGTGTGGCAGCAGGGCGCGTCGAAGCCTGTCAGCCACATGTCGCGCACGATCACCAGCTTCAACGGGTCTGCCGGGTCTTTGAAGCGCTTTTCCAGGCGTTTCTTCACCTGCTGGCTGTACAGGTGCGGCTGCAGCAAGGGCTTGTCCGCTGCCGAGCCGGTCATCACTACCTTGATTGCGCCCTTCTCCGGGTCGGCATCGTGCCAGTCCGGGCGCAGGGCGACGATGGCGTTGTACAGCTCGGCGCAAATGTCACGGCTCATGCACACGATCATCGCCTTGCCTTCCAGCGTGGCCGTGCGCGTCTCGAAGTGCTGCACCAAGTCGGCAGCCACCTGTTCCAGACGCGGCTGCGCGCCGACCAGCTTGGTCAGCGCGGCCCAATCGCTCTTGGTCTTCTCGCGGGCGGTGATGTCTTCCTCGTCCTCGATGACCTCATCTACCTGGGCATTGAGTGCGTCGATCTCGGCCTGGTTCACATCCAGCTTGGCCAGGCGGCTTTCGTAGAAGATCGGTACCGTGGCGCCATCGTCCACCGCGTCCTGAATGTCGTAGATGCTGACGTAATCGCCGAACACCGCCCTCGTGTCTTTGTCTTCCAGGGCGATGGGGGTGCCAGTGAAGCCGATGAAGGTGGCGTTGGCCAGCGCGTCGCGCATGTGCTTGGCGTAGCCAAATACGTACTTGCCGGTCTTGGTATCTAGTCGCCCTTTCATGCCGTACTGGCTGCGGTGCGCCTCGTCGGAAATCACCACGATATTGCTGCGATCCGACAGCAGCGGGTGCTGTTCCTCATCGTCCAACATGGCAAACTTCTGCACCGTGGTGAAGATGATGCCGCCAGCCTCGCGCGAAGCCAGCATCTCGCGCAGTTCCTCGCGGCTGCCAGCCTGCATCGGCGTCTGCCGCAGCAGGTCTTCGGCGGCGCAGAAGGTGCCGAACAACTGCCCGTCCAGATCGTTGCGGTCGGTCACCACCACCAGCGTGGGGTTTTTCATCTCCGGCTGCTGCAACAGCTTGCCCGCGTAGCAGGCCATGGTGATGCTCTTACCCGAGCCTTGCGTATGCCACACCACGCCGGCCTTGCGGCTGCCGCGCCGCACTTCCTTGCCATAGGTGGCACGCGGCTCCTGCACTTCCAGCACGCCTTTGTTCGGACTGCTGGCGGCGATCACCGTGGCCTTCACCGCCTCGCGCACCGCATGGAACTGGTGGTAGCCCGCGATCTTCTTGACGATGTGGTCGGCATCCTGTTCGAACAGCACGAAGTGGCGCACGTAATCGAGAAACAGCGCAGGTGCGAAGAACCCGCGCACCAGCGTCTCCAGCTCGAACTCCAGCAGCGGTCGGTCGTCTTCACTAGCGATTGCCCGCCAGGGCTGCATGCGCTCCTGATTGGCCGTGAGCGACCCCAACCGCGCCGTGAAACCGTCGCTGACCACCACCGCCACATTGGTGTTGAACAGGTCGCCGATCTCTTCCTTGTAGGTCTGGATCTGGTTGAAGGCATCCCAGATGTCGGTCTGCTCGTTGGCTGGGTTCTTCAGCTCGATCACCGCCAGCGGCAGGCCGTTGACGAAAGCCACCAAATCCGGACGACGCGGCTGCTTGGTGCCAGTGACGGTGAACTGGCTGACCAACAGGAAATCGTTGTTGCGTGGGTTGGCGAAGTCGATCAGGCTGACCAGGTCGGTGCGATTTTCGTCGCCTATGGAGAACTCGACCGGAATGCCAGCCAGCAGCAGTCGATGCACATGACGGTTGCGTGCAATCAGCAGCGGCTCGCTGACCGTCAGAAGCTCGTGTGCCGCCTGCTCCAGCGCCGCGACGGGGATGTGCGGGTTGATGCGGATGAGCGCGACCAACAAGCGTTCGCGCAATACGGTCTGACGATAGTCGGAGCGAGCAGGTTGGTCTCCATCGGGCGCAATATCAGGGCCCTGTGTGTACGTCCAACCGAGACTCCCGAACCATTCAATGCAGAGGTCTTCGAGTTGTTGTTCAGTAATCATTTCCCCTCCGCTACCTGCTGCTTCACCGCATCCATGATTTGTTCGACCACGAAATCACGTAGTTGCGATGGATAGCCGTTCTTTCGCAACGTGACTCGGATAACGTTACGCATTCGAGCCTGAGCGTCTTCGCGTTTGTCCCAATCCACAACCTGGTGTTTGGAAATATCGCGGGACAGCTCGCTAGCAATCAAGGCGATACGTCCTGGTTCCACTTGCTGCGTATCAGGATGCGCACGCAAAATGGCATCAATGTTGAAAGAATTTTGCTCCGAATCAATGAGGGGAGCCTCCACAACATCAATAGCTGGAACAGGAGGCACTTGAACAATTTGAGTAGAGGTCAAGCGCTCACGCTCTGCAGCTCGCGCAAGACTAGCTTCCTCTTCCGCTTCGGCAGTTGTGATATTGCAATAATCAGATGCGCCGATCAGATCAGGAAAGAGACTGGCATGATGCACATTCATCCGTCTAAGATGGCGCAAACAAGCATCACGTCCTTCATTACGGATATAAATCTTGCAGATGTATCGAGCTAATAGATCAGGCTGATCTTCTTCCGATGCGGAGCGTAACCCCTCATCTTCAAAAGCCTCATCGTCAGCTAAGACATTTGCCAGCTTGTTTTCTATCGTGGCGTCATATGGAGAGAAGGTGAATAGTCCAGCCTGATTAACCAACCTCCCATAGCTGTCCTTGCGTGGCTCCCAAAGCCGAATGCCAGTCTCATCCTGATGCTCAAGAATAAAACTCTTGTTGAGAACGTAGACGACACGATACGGATTTTCTTCTTCATCCTTGCTGTCAGCCTTGGCAAAGGCAAAAAACAGGGCAACATAGGGGGAATAAGTCCAGTCGAGTAAAGGAGTCATCAATCCGTGATGCTGACCAATGGACCAAAGCTCGTCATCTTCGTCCACGAGACTATTGTCACTAAGTCGGCCTCGGATCGCCCGCTTGAATCGCTCAAGCTGAGTCGCTGCCAAATTCTCGGTGACGACTCCGTTATCGGATAGACGACCCAGGGTCGGCATCAAACTCCAGTCGGAGCGTCGTTGGCCACGAAAAATCAGCTGTATTCCTGGATGATTGAAGAAGGGGCTTTCCAGTAGTTCTGTGTAACTCCGCCAAGACTCCAGTCGGGTTATTGGGATTCGGCCACTGCGTTCATCGGCCATTATTTCAAAGCACTTTTCTCCACCCCCCCAAACTGGAATTTTCTCAAAGTAGCCTATGCTCTGTTTCTCGGAGAAGGTGCTTTCTTGCTGGCTCACTGACTTTCTCCATCATTGAGATCAGAGGGAGCGGCCAACTCACCAGAAATAAGCTGGGGAAGAAGAATATCGCGAAGTTCTGCTAATTTTTCCACAGCTTCGGATTGGCATTTAATGACTTTAAAGCAAGAGTCCAATAGATGGGAAAAGGCGAACCAAACTGAGATTTCAGAAGGGCTAACAACCTTGAATCCTGCAACAGCATCGGCCTGCGCGCGCTGGCGACCGGATGTTCCAGTCATGCTTCGTATTGCATGCTCACGAAAGGCGGCATGCCGCACCAACAAATAGGCATACTCCCGCGGGACAGGATTTTTTGACCGCATGACAATGAACTCGGTTGAACCCCATCCCACTGTTTCATCAGGCAAGTTTTGCACGAAAGCCGATTTACCGTTTTCCAAGCATGGGGTGATACGCGCCAGCAATGCATCACCATTGCGAAACCGCATACCGCTACCAAACTCTCTGGGAACTGGTGGCTCTGCCCAACTTCCGGAAGTCGGCAATGACGCCATATCCAGATAAGGTGCAACAGTACCTTTACGCAAAGGCTCTTTCGGATTGAACTCAATCAATGCGCTTGCAGGAACAACCTCCCACCCCTTTGGAATCTCCCCCAACTCCGACTCTTCCATTGCCTCGGGAAACAGCGCTGCGGTGGCGGCGAGTTGGTCGTGGTGCTCGCGGGGCATCTGGTCAAGTTCGGCATCGGTCTTGCCGCTGATGGTGCGCATGGCGGCGCGCAGCGGGTCTTCGCCTTGTTCGATGGCGGTGATCCTGGCCTTGACTGGGTCGAAATCGACAAACCATGATTTGAAGATGGCTTGCGCCATGGCTTCGAGGGTTTGGTTGGTGCCGCAGTTGAGGTCTATTTTGTCGTCCAAACTGCGTAAGACGCTCGAAATACGAACTTGTTCCGAACGATTTTCTGGGATCGGGATTTCAATAGCTCGAACAGACGTTAAAGCCTGTGCTATGGCAGGAACGCCCACCTGAGATGCATTGGATAGAAGCCGCGATTGTCCGAGCGGTGATTTCAGAAAGTAATAGACGAAATATGGATCAACTCGTTTGATATCAAAGGACATTTTGAGCTGACTCTGAGAGACGACATACTCCTCATATTTTGAGTCTTCCGGTATTAAACCCACTTGACCGAGAGTACCTCGATGTGTGATTACAATATCCAGTCTACGAGCCTTAGCGGATTCCAGTTCGTCAGCTTTCTCTTGGGTCAAAAAATCGAAGTCCGACTCATCTAGGTAGGTCGCATTGAGATTGCCGCCCTTGATTACAGGAACTCCAACAGTCGTGAAGTTCTCTGCCTTAATCTTTGAGCCAAAAGGCCCCATGGCGAAGGCACTCTTGGTCTGAGCTTTGAGTTGTTCTAGTGGCACTTCTACCCATTTAGAGGCCATAACCCAACCCCGCCAGACTCTTCTTGATTTCTTCCTCCAGCTTGGCACTCTCCGCAAACTGAACTGCCAGTTGCGCGGTCAATCGCTGCATCTTCTCGGCAAAGGGTTCTCCGTCGACTTCCTGTTCCGCCGCACCCACATAGCGCCCCGGCGTAAGCACATGCTCATGCTTGCGCACGTCCTCCAGCTTGGCGGAGTAGCAAAAGCCAGATACATCCTCGTACCCCTCGCCCTGCTGCCAAGCATGGAAGGTGTCGGCGATTCTCTGGATGTCGTCGGCGGTGAAGTCGCGCAGTACGCGGTCTTTCATGTAGCCCATCTGGCGGGCGTCGATGAACAGGAATTCGCCGCGCCGGCCGCGCTTTTTTTTGTCGAGCGCAAAGCCGTTCTGCTTGTCACGGGTCAGGAACCAGATGCAGGCCGGTATCTGGGTGTTGGTGAACAACTGGCCGGGCAGCGCGACCATGCACTCCACGTAGTCGTCCTCGACCAGCCGCTTGCGGATTTCGCCTTCGTTGTTGGTGTTGGAACTCATGGAGCCGTTGGCCAGCAGCAACGCCATGCTGCCGGTGGGCGCCAGGTGCCAGAGCATGTGCTGCAACCAGGCGAAGTTGGCGTTGCCTTGCGGCGGCGTGCCGGCGATCCAGCGGGGGTCGGCGGCCAGCTTTTCGTTCCACCATTCCTTCATGTTGAAGGGCGGGTTGGCCATGACGAAATCGGCACGCAGGTCCGGGTGCAGGTCGTTCAGGAGGGTGTCGGCCGGGCCACTGCCGAAGTTGAAGTCGATGCCGCGGATGGCCATGTTCATCGCGGCCAGCCGCCAGGTGGTGGGGTTGCTCTCCTGCCCGTAGACGCTGATCTGCCCACTCTTACCGTTGGCGGCCTTGCCACCGTGCTGCTCGATGAACTCTTCGCTCTGCACGAAGAAGCCGCCGGAGCCCATGGCCGGGTCGTAGACGCGGCCCTTGAACGGCTGAAGCATTTCCACGATCAGGGTGACGATGCTCTTGGGCGTGTAGTACTGGCCGCCCTTCTTGCCTTCGGCCAGGGCGAACTGGCCGAGGAAGTATTCGTAGACGTGGCCGAGAATGTCCTTGGATTTCAGGTCCAGCGGCTGGCCCTTGTATTCCTTGGCACTGAAGTCGGTATCCGAGAAGTGGCTGATCAGCCCGGCCAGCTTGCTGGAGTCGAGCTGCACGCGGGCGAAGTCCTTGTTGAGCACATTCTTCAGGCGGGCGTTCTCGCGCTCGACGGCTTCCATGGCGTTGTCGATCAGCCAGCCGACCGAGCGCATTTCCTCCGGCTCGTCCTTGCCCGGCTTGTTCCACGGCAGCGCTGCCTTGGGCGGCAGCTGCGCACAGTCACGCAGGGTTTGCCAGCGCGCTTCTACAGGCACCCAGAACACGTTCTTCTCGGTGTAGTAGTCGCGGACTTCGAGCTCGGCGGCGATGTTGTCTTCGTACTCCTGGGTGCCCCCGCCGCCGTATTCGTCCGGATCCATGTAGTAGTCATGATCCGGATTGGTGAACTGTTCGCGCAGTTCGCGTTGCCGTTCTTCGAAAGCATCGGAAACATATTTGAGGAAAATCAGCCCGAGCACGACGTGCTTGTACACGGCGGCGTCGAGGTTGGAGCGCAGCTTGTCGGCAGCGGTCCAGAGCTTCTTTTCCAGGTCGTTGAAGAACTGTTGTTCGATGGGTTTCATCCAGAGATGCCTTGTTCTAAATGTTTCATGCCGTTATGCGATCACCGGCCTACGCCCGGTGCAATACGCACCGGCTGCTTGATACGGGCGCGGACTTGCTGGTAGATCGGAATGTCTTCCTTCGCTTCCAACGTCACAGCGAGCCCGTAGGGAATGACAGCATCAAGGCGTGCAGTCGCGTCCTTTTTGCAGGTGACGCGAATGCGCAAGGTCTCGCCGTCCTCGAAGGCCTGAATTTGCTTCTTGCCTTCGAGCACTTCATGCTGCACGGTGCCACGCTCCACCTGATTGTGATCACCGTCCTGACGATCCAGTTTAAGGATCTGACTGGACCAGTTTCCCCCTCCGGGCTCTAGCGTCAGCTTGGCTTCTCGAAGATTGCGGTGGTACGGATTGATTGGTGTCAGCCAAGCGAGAGTCACGACAAACCGCCGCCAAATCCTTTGGGAAGAAAAACCGGGAGGGATGGGGAAGGCGTATTCATGTACCTCGTTTTCCCGAATTTCTCCGCAGCCCAAAACGGTTGCTCGCTGGGCAGTGCAGGTCAGCACACGCTCGATATCCATGGCTCCATAGCCAAGGTAGCGCGTGATAACTTGCTTGAACTGGCGAGAGTTGCGCGCGTCTTTCAGCGCTTGTTCGATGTGTTGCTTGCCAGCGTCGTCTTGCTTAGCCCCATGTACCAGTAGCGCCTTCATCAGCACCGACATCAACGTCTCGGGAATATCCTCCCCCTCCTCGTTGCGTAGTCTGTCCAGCATGTCGTACAGCCGTACCGCACCTCGTGTGGCCAGCGCCGTCGCGTTGCTGGTTCCACGCCAGAAGGCTTCGTTGTTCAAAACGCCTTGCTGTCTGCTGTCCAGCGCAACTTTTTGACCTGGTCCGACGATGGAGTTGTCGACGCTGTACAGGGTAGATCTAGCTAGCACAGGGGCGTTGTAGAGTTGCCGCCCTCCGGGCATGAGGATGTCAGGCTTTATGGAGCGTTTAAAACCAAAACCCAGACGGGTCGCAGGACTGAACAGAGTTTGCGAAGGCAGCACATCGACACGCTGGCCAAATTGCGGATATGCATCTCCAGAATCATCAGCATGAGCGGCTCCTACCGTAATGGCATTCATCGCTTCTGCCGGCGAAAGCAGACGCCGGGAAGTCAAGCTATTTGATATCGCGTTAACGGTGGAGCTTATCTTCTCTCCATCAGAAAGAGCAGCGAACTGCTGCTGATTGAGTCCGATATCAATCACGTCGCAGTAGTTGCCCGCGCTGACGCAGAACAGCACGCGGTGGCGATAGGCCAACCAATCGAGTAACCGTGCCCAAGGACTTGGCGTATGGATAAATTCCCGCGCTGTATCACCAATGGAAAGATTGATGACCTTGACTGTAGGCGCTTGCGCGGGGACGTCGCCAGAGCCTTCGAACATGCGCCGAACGGCAATATGGATGCGGTCTTCAAAGAAAACGTCATCCGGCATATGTTCATCATGTTCGCGTGTCTGATGGTCAGGCTGCATCACCGGGATGCAATACAGTTTGTGCGGTAGCGGTTCGGACTCGGGATTGCTGCGATCCCCATGAAGAATCAAGGAAGCCATGGCAGTGCCATGCTTGCGCTCGCCAGGTTGATAAGTGGCCTCCAAGCCAAAGGTGTCATCAACCAGCAGTCGATCTTTCAGCGCTTCATGCAATTGCAATGGAGCGCCATCAAGGAGCGCTGCGACAGGAGGAAGGTCACTGACACTTTCGGGGAACGCAGCCGGCTCTCCCTCGCCCTCCTCAGAAACCGCCAGGCTTTGCCCGGTAGGGCGGAAATACATGATGCCGGCGAATTTGAACAGTTCGATGTCGATATCAGCTCCATCTGCAGCTACTTGATGGAGCAGCGATTGAATGGCGTGAGCAGGCAATTCGGCCTTGACCGCATGGAATGCGATCTGAGGCATATCAAGGAACGCCGAAAGCGTTAGGCCTCCGAGGCCTTCAAGCAATGAACGAATTGCTGCTTCATTATTTCGACGCTTCTCAGCCCTCTTGCGGTAGAAAAGCTCAATCTGAAATCTGACCTTCTCTTCGGGATCAAGGGGTTCAAGCAGGTCCTGCCAGCGGTCGATCATTCCTGTTTCGACCAATGTCTCCTCAATGCCCCAGCGCCTCAGCACGTTCAATTGCTCGAAAACGGCTTTCCACTTTGTTTTTCCGTGGGGCAGGCTTTTATGGGCTTTCCATTGCTCCCAAAGCGCGAGAATCTCTTGCAAGCCAGCCATGTTGCTCATGGCCAGAAACATGCGACCGCTCAGCGGCTTAACCGCAGGTTGACCGGCAGCATCTCGCTCATGGAAGCCTTCATCCTCAGCCTCCAGGTCGTCGATTTCCGTCTCTCCCAGCCACTCCAGGCCAGCCGCTTCAACGGCTTGTCTGAAGTCGTCCAGGCGTCCAACGATCTCAATGACCAGGACCATTTCAGGTTCGAGCCCGGCCAGTGCGCCAGTCAGGCTGGCCTGATAGCGTGCGAAGTCTTCTTCCAGATGCTCGATCTGTCTTCCAATACGGGCTACCTGGGCGCCATGGCCGGGCAAATTCTGTTTCCCCGGTGGAAATCCATTGCCCTTTTCTGGCTGTAGAATTCGCTTCTCAGGAAAAACCAGCAACGGCAAGTACTCATCAGGCATACCCCCTCCTTGTGCCTTATTCGTCTGATGCTTCTTTATTGGCAGGTTTCAAGCGTTTCTTCCACTGCTCTAACCTGGAAGAGACGATGGTGCTGGCGTCATCCACTTTTTGATCCAAGACCGCCCTCCGGACTACTCCCAGACAGAACTCTTCCACCTCTGAAAAACTGAGGCCTAAAAGCCTTTTTGCGACGGTCTCAGCGGCTAAACCAAAATTGACTTTGCTGCGTTCGCTGATCGAGGCGACGAACGCGGTCAACTGCGCGCGGGTGGGTAGTGGAAGTTCCAGTCGAACCTGAAAGCGCCGCCAAACGGCCCTATCCAAAAGCTCTGGGTGATTGCTAGCAGCAACGACCACCACATAATCCGGAAGGTCATCGAGTTGAAGCAACAAAGAGCTGACGACACGCTTGATCTCTCCCGTTTCGTGTGTGTCTCCTCGCTCTTTTCCCAATGTCTCGAATTCGTCGAAGAACAACACGCAGCGCCGCGTTCTGGCGTAGTCGAGAAGTGCCTTCAAACGAACAGAGGTCTCCCCCAGATAACTGCCAATCAATGATTCATAACGCACAACGATCAGCGGCACCATCAACTCAAATGCTAACGCTTCAGCAACCGATGTTTTGCCGTTCCCCGGCGTCCCAGCCAACAGGACTCGGTGCCTAGGGCTCAGACCATGAGCATGTAGTAACTCAGTGCGATGCTGTTCCTCGACAACTTCCCGCAATTGCTCGCGGATACTATCAGCGAGCACCAAGCTTTCCATCGAGCGTTCCGGTGTCAACTCAGCAACCAAATCCTTTGGCGCGACACCTCCGGCCTGCGTGTGGCGCGCCGTTGGCATGGACGATTGGAACAAGGTTGCCTGATGAGAGGACGCGCGCAATGCCTTTTCCAAGCGCTCGGCCAGGATTCGGTGTCCTTTGCCACGCTCTTCTTGAATCAAGGCTTCGGTCGACTTTCGGAAAGACGGTTGGTCGCCGCTGCTGGCTGCTTTTACCAGGGCGACCAAGGTATCAGCTTGCGCCATGTGGGTTCACCTTGATGAAATATTTGGGTGGCACTGTCGTGCGTTGATAGAGTGCCTGTTGTATAGCTGTTGGGCTCATGTCGTTCATTTCTAACTCACGCAGGCCAATACAGCCGCTTCAACGGAACAATCCGTTTAGTTTCGGCGTCGGTCGCGTCGTAGTGCTCGACTAGTGCGCGGACCACGTGGTCCAGTGTCCACATCGCCAGCGGAATAGAGGCGCGGTCGGCTTCATATTGGGCGTCCTTGGTGAAACCGCCCGTGCTGACATACAGCCCGCGATCATCCTTATGGCGGCCGCCGAGGAAGCTGCGAATCTCCTGGCTTCCCATCTGTCCCTTGCGATGCTTGACCTCCACGACGATGCGCGGGTGTTCGAAGCCGAAGCCGTCCGGCGACGCCACGATGTCCTTCCCACGGTCGGAGCCAGGCGGCGAGACTTGGGTCTTGTAGCCCATGGCGCGCAGGATGCCGGCAACTAGCTGCTGCATGTCATCCCAGTCCAGTTCGTTGACCCGATCCTTGATGCGTTCCAGCGCTTGGGACTCGATGTCGGCCAATGGATCGGCGATGACTTCCTCGGCTTCATCTTCCACGACTGGAGCTGGTTTACCCTTCAGCGCCGCCAGCACTTCGGCTGCCGCGCTGGACGGCACCTCGAACAGGGTCAGAGTCGAACCCAGGCTGTTCTTTGTGCTGGTGCCCAAGCTGTCGCGTGGCAACTCCTGCACTTGCCACTGGATCTTGCGTGCCAATGGCATGCCTTGTTCGGCCCACTCAGGGTGGTGTTCGGCTGGTCCTGTGACCTTGCCGATCGAGTACAGGCGATTGGCTGGCGAATAGGTGATGACCCAGTCGCCATTCTGGATGTCGTTGACGAAACGCCAGACCTGGGATGCACCCGATACCACTGTGCCTTGTTTTGCCTGTGGCTCAGCAGACTGGTACAGGGCGATCAACTGCTTGCGCCCGACACCGGGTTTGGCATGGGCTGCCAATTGATTCCAGCCCACGGCAGCCACGCCGCGTTCTCGAAAGGCGTCATACAAGCTGCCGCCTTCGCCGCGCACCATCCACATCCGTGCCATTGCATACCCTCTCTTATTCGTAGCCATCAATCCAGCACCACCAGAAACTCAGTCGCCAGCGCAGTCGGCTGAACATCCCGAACATTGCGCTGCAGCGATACCAGGCCGTAATCGGCCATCATTCTCAGAGTGCGTGACAGGTTCGGCACCTTGCGGCCGCTGAGTTCGGCAAGTTCGGTCAGGGACTTGGGTTGTTTGTCATGGATCAGGCGCAGCAGGCGGCGGTTGTCGTCCGACAGCACCGCTGCCAGTGATGCCAGCGAGGGAAACCAAATACTGGGCGTTTCGCTTCCCTTCAGTGGCGAACCGTCTGGCTGTCGGATACCCACAATGCAGCGCTTCATGATCGCGAATCCAATGACACGTTGATTCAGTATTGTATCAGTATCTGATAATCATCGTCGATCACAAATGCCTGCCATAAAGGAAAAGGCAGGGGTCAGAGAATGGCAATCAATGGGCAACGGCCCTACCCCAAAAGGGAAAAGGCCGCCAGCGCCCCGGACGGACTCACACCACCAAATTGGCCGATGGTGCCAACCCGTCGATGTAATCCGCCCACGCCTGCAACATCTCCCGCCGCTGCTCGGCATACTCCGCCCGGTTGTAGACGCCACGCACGCCGCCAATGGTGTGGTTCAGCGCCTTTTCCACTACATCCGAAGGCCAGCCCTGCTCGTGCAGCAGAGTCGAAGCAGTTCGCCGCAAGTCATGGATGGTGAAGGCGGGGATCTCCTGCCCCTGCAATGACACCTTTAGCG
This is a stretch of genomic DNA from Brenneria rubrifaciens. It encodes these proteins:
- a CDS encoding virulence RhuM family protein; its protein translation is MNGKKLIRNSTAEFLIFTGQAGEQSIEARYEDETLWLSQKLMAELFGVDVRTVSEHLKNIFASQELAPEATIRNFRIVQQEGQREVSRAVDFYSLDAIISVGYRVNSIRATQFRQWATGVLREFAIKGYVLDRQRMENGSFLDEDYFERLLAEIREIRLSERRFYQKITDIYATSVDYNKDAPTTKAFFAKVQNKLHYAIHGHTAAELIRKRADSSKPHMGLTSWASAPEGKILKTDVAVAKNYLTKDELDSLGRIVNAYLELAEDRARRKIPMSMEDWSKRLDAFLEFDEREVLQNSGKISANVAQTHAESEFEKYRIVQDRLFESDFDKVVKNLAAGDPNAKDDR
- a CDS encoding type I restriction endonuclease subunit R, yielding MITEQQLEDLCIEWFGSLGWTYTQGPDIAPDGDQPARSDYRQTVLRERLLVALIRINPHIPVAALEQAAHELLTVSEPLLIARNRHVHRLLLAGIPVEFSIGDENRTDLVSLIDFANPRNNDFLLVSQFTVTGTKQPRRPDLVAFVNGLPLAVIELKNPANEQTDIWDAFNQIQTYKEEIGDLFNTNVAVVVSDGFTARLGSLTANQERMQPWRAIASEDDRPLLEFELETLVRGFFAPALFLDYVRHFVLFEQDADHIVKKIAGYHQFHAVREAVKATVIAASSPNKGVLEVQEPRATYGKEVRRGSRKAGVVWHTQGSGKSITMACYAGKLLQQPEMKNPTLVVVTDRNDLDGQLFGTFCAAEDLLRQTPMQAGSREELREMLASREAGGIIFTTVQKFAMLDDEEQHPLLSDRSNIVVISDEAHRSQYGMKGRLDTKTGKYVFGYAKHMRDALANATFIGFTGTPIALEDKDTRAVFGDYVSIYDIQDAVDDGATVPIFYESRLAKLDVNQAEIDALNAQVDEVIEDEEDITAREKTKSDWAALTKLVGAQPRLEQVAADLVQHFETRTATLEGKAMIVCMSRDICAELYNAIVALRPDWHDADPEKGAIKVVMTGSAADKPLLQPHLYSQQVKKRLEKRFKDPADPLKLVIVRDMWLTGFDAPCCHTMYVDKPMKGHNLMQAIARVNRVFRNKPGGLVVDYIGIANELKAALKTYTESKGKGDPAHNAAEALAVLLEKLDIVRGLMHGFDYSGFETDAMKLLVPVANHILGLKDGKQRFLDAMLAVSKAFSLCSTLDEAAALRTEIAFFAAVKAAIVKFTTVDRKRSDADKNSALKQILDNAIVADGVADIFALAGLDKPNIGLLSDEFLEDVRQMKTRNLAVELLEKLLRDEIKARARNNVVQEKKYGDRLLETLRKYHNRAVETAQVIEELIQMAKDFQAALAREAALGLNPDEIAFYDALANNESAVRELGDDTLKKIAVEITEKLRNSTTVDWQVRESVRAKLRILVRRTLKKWKYPPVGEDAAIELVLKQAESLSNAWSK
- a CDS encoding FRG domain-containing protein, whose amino-acid sequence is MSQQESTFSEKQSIGYFEKIPVWGGGEKCFEIMADERSGRIPITRLESWRSYTELLESPFFNHPGIQLIFRGQRRSDWSLMPTLGRLSDNGVVTENLAATQLERFKRAIRGRLSDNSLVDEDDELWSIGQHHGLMTPLLDWTYSPYVALFFAFAKADSKDEEENPYRVVYVLNKSFILEHQDETGIRLWEPRKDSYGRLVNQAGLFTFSPYDATIENKLANVLADDEAFEDEGLRSASEEDQPDLLARYICKIYIRNEGRDACLRHLRRMNVHHASLFPDLIGASDYCNITTAEAEEEASLARAAERERLTSTQIVQVPPVPAIDVVEAPLIDSEQNSFNIDAILRAHPDTQQVEPGRIALIASELSRDISKHQVVDWDKREDAQARMRNVIRVTLRKNGYPSQLRDFVVEQIMDAVKQQVAEGK